One segment of Triticum aestivum cultivar Chinese Spring chromosome 2A, IWGSC CS RefSeq v2.1, whole genome shotgun sequence DNA contains the following:
- the LOC123187869 gene encoding uncharacterized protein — protein MCGKGRNNGLASPAGTSGTATAIVALASLLLAASVVVFLVSPPAPAADEKPPEPVELAIGVAGHEGWLDALRAWAKLACLKLRPLEPRCDLRSSGSMKKAAKQSLAMGKEAVEQTAVSAARAAEETIGRTTEKVRRKVSPSPSTSSAPLADGDL, from the exons ATGTGCGGAAAGGGCCGGAACAACGGGCTCGCGTCGCCGGCGGGGACAAGCGGCACGGCGACCGCCATCGTCGCCCTCGCGTCGCTGCTCCTCGCGGCCTCGGTCGTCGTCTTCCTCGtgtcgccgccggcgccggcggcggacgAGAAGCCCCCCGAGCCGGTGGAGCTCGCCATCGGCGTCGCCGGGCACGAGGGCTGGCTGGACGCGCTCCGGGCGTGGGCCAAGCTGGCGTGCCTCAAGCTCCGCCCGCTCGAGCCAAG GTGTGATCTGAGGAGCTCGGGGTCGATGAAGAAGGCGGCCAAGCAGAGCCTGGCGATGGGCAAGGAGGCCGTGGAGCAGACGGCGGTGTCGGCGGCGAGGGCCGCCGAGGAGACCATCGGGAGGACCACCGAGAAGGTGCGGAGGAAGGTCTCCCCGTCGCCGTCGACGTCGTCGGCGCCACTCGCCGATGGAGACCTGTGA